The nucleotide sequence GCAGAGGATCCGATACTTTCCTCTATATTCGGCGGAGCGATTGTTGGATTGGGTATCGGGATTATATTCCGTTCATCTGGTTCATCTGGAGGCTTTGACATTATTGGGATGCTTTTGGCAAGACGCAAAGACTTTCCTATGGGAACCCTGTTATTCGCAATGAACTCTGTCGTTATTTTGTTATCAGGCTTTTTGTTTAGCTGGGACGCTGCGTTGAATACGCTGGTTTCCATCTTCGTTCTTGGCAAAGTAATCGATAAGGTACACACCCATCACGTAAAGCTAACGTTGATGATTATCACCAGAAAAGGCGAAGAAGTAAAGCAGCATTTGCTAAAAAACGTCTATCGTGGAGTAACAGTGATCGACTCTGTTGGAGGCTTTTCGAATGAAAAGAGCAACGTCATCATTACAGTCATTTCCCGTTATGAGCTGACAGAAGTCAAAACACTAATAGAAGAAATCGATCCAGAAGCATTTGTTAACATAACCGAAACACTCGAAGTAATGGGACTTTTTCATAGAAAACAGCACTAAAGAAATTCACGAAGCTGGGATTACAGCTTCGTGAATGCTATCTAAATTTTAAAGGGAAATTTATCTTGAAATTCTCACAGATTCATCGTATAATAATTGAGTCGCTGCAATAGAGGATTACCATTCATGTCCCAGTAGCTCAGCACGCCCGAAACCGCTTCACTGTAATTGCTTCAGCGTACTCATCGAGCCGCTTCTTGGTCTACATTCCGAGATGAAGACGGGATAAAACACTGAACTAATAACTTTTTCGAAATTTCATTTTTAAATTTTATCATGTCCCAGTAGCTCAGCAGGATAGAGCAACAGTTTCCTAAACTGTAGGTCGGGAGTTCGAATCTCTTCTGGGACGCTTAAAAACCTTGATTATAAATCAAGGTTTTTTTATTTTATATATCCCTTCCTCCCATCCAACGAACATTCATCCTTCTTGTTCAGGCTTTTTCTTGACAGCTTGTCGCCTATTGATCCGAAACCTGTCTAGATTCCAGCTTTTTCTTGACAGCTTTTCGCCTGGTGATCCGAAACCTGTCTAGATTCCGGCTTTTTCTTGACAGCTTTTCGCTTGTTGACCCCAAACCTGTCTAGATTCCGGCTTTTTCTTGACAGCTTTTCGCCTATTGACCCCAAACCTGTCTAGATTCCGGCTTTTTCTTGACAGCTTTTCGCCTGGTGGTCCTGAACCTGTCTAGATTCCGGCTTTTTCTTGACAGCTTTTCGCTTGTTGACTCCAAACCTGTCTAGATTCCGGCTTTTTCTTGACAGCTTTTCGCTTGTTGACTCCAAACCTGTCTAGATTCCGGCTTTTTCTTGACAGCTTTTCGCTTGTTGACTCCAAACCTGTCTAGATTCCGGTTTTTTCTTGAAAGCTTTATGCTGGCGGTTCCTTCTATATATGATGCAAAATCCTCCTTTATCTTCCAAACGGTGACTTTGAATTTCTCACTCTTCATGTTGTAAACTGTTTCTCCTTTTGTTTGAGATCTTCCATTATGATGGTGTCACCAGCAATTGAACCTTTATGTCTTGCATTGTTCCTTGTATTTAAAAAGTTGAGCACTAAATAAGAGTATTTATTAGGTAGTTGGAACTAAACCCCTATTAAATGCGTCTATATAGTTGATAGGACTAATGGTTGCAATTACTATATCAATCTAATGAACGAGGATTAATTAAGTTGGTTTGTGGTATTTATACACCATGAGCAAACTAGCAAAAGGGGAAGTGACAGATGAAAACCAAAATAAAAGAATTACCTTATTTATTGGCTTTGCTGGTAATGCCAGTACTGGGCTTAATTTATAAAATATTGAATAACAACCCACGAGAAGCTGTAATCCTTTCGACAGATATAGACAATAAGATCCCTTTCCTTCCAATCTTCATTTTACCGTATATCATTTGGTATGCTTTTATATTGGGGTATCTAATTTATTTTTGGTTTAAGGATACGCGGGTATATTTAAAAACATTGACTATGATTGTCGTTGGGGAGTTAGTATGTTTCGTCATTTACTTCTTCTTCCAAACAACCGTACCACGCCCTAACCTTGTTGGTGAAGGAATCTTTATAGAGCTTGTTGGCATGATTTACAGCCATGATCAACCATATAATGCTTTCCCCAGCATTCATGTATTAACTACTTTTGCCATTATTCTTGGCAACATTAACATTCGCAACAAACATATCACCCATTCGATTTTCGTACCGGTAATGGGTTCGTTGATTATTATTTCTACATTGTTTGTTAAACAGCACTATATACTTGATATGTTCGCATCGATGTTTTTAACTTCATTTATTTATGGAATTGTCTTTGAATTATTTGAATTTAAAGTTGCCGAAAAAGCAGATACGGTATATGTAAAAGATTGAAATATCTGCTTCATACAAAAGAGCTGCGAGTGCAGCTCTTTTTTATTGCATTAGAATTTATTGTTATTTTTCGATATCCTCTTCGCTTCTCACATCAGGTTTAACGGGATATAGTTCTTCAGACGCTACCGTTTGATATTGGTAACCCGTATTCCGATATTGCCATAAACTTTTGCAAATTGCGTTATTTTGCTCCACTTGCTTTGTTCCATACTTTTTTCTGTAAAACAAAAGATATCATACCAATAAGCAAGACAACAATTATGCTAATAAAGAAGCCCATACGAATGCTCTTTTCCATTATCGTCCCGCTAACAGCAGCAAGAATAAGGGCAATCCCTATAAAAGAAATGATCTTCCCCCATGGTTTCAATTCAAGTAATTTCAAAGCCGAAAGAATAATGAAAGCCCAATTGAATAAAATCAGGATTCCTGCTGCTGTAGTAATGTACTCATAAATTTTGCCCGGAAGCAGCAAGGCTGTAATGATTGATGCAATTAAACCAACCACTGCCAGTCCCAGCGATGGAAGGGGAAGCTCTTTCAACTTTTTAATTTTCTTGGCGAAGACCATCGGAGCATCTCCATCAGCAGCTAGCGTAACGAGCAAAGTGGTCACTCCAAACAACGAAGCTGTCATGGTTGAAAAGCCTGCAATGATGATCGCTGCGTTGAACACATGAGGAAAAAAGGCTAGTTTATATGACTCAAGGGCTGTAACAAATGGACTTTCTTTATGGTGAAAGGCACCGTGTGCTGCCATAATGACCGCAAGCCCCAAAGCAAGCACGTAAATGATAACCAGTAAAACAAGCATGATAACTCCCGCTTTCGGAGCGTCTTCTTTATTCTTCAACCTTGTTGCCATCAGGCCTATTACTTCGATCCCTCCATATGCATAAAATGCATATATCAGCGACGACCAGAATCCTTTAAAGCCTTCAGGAAACAGCTTTTGTGTAGAATTTGGCACAATCACTTGTTTCGTTTCTAAATCAAACCAGCCAAACAGAGCCGCCACAGCAATTAAAATGAACATTATAATGGCAGCCGTTTTAATGATGGCTAAAAAATCTTCTACCTTGTCAAATCCCTTATTTCCCGTAAGGACAACACCTATAGAAAGGATGGCATAACCAGTAGCGAAAAGCCACAAAGGTATATTAGGAAACCAAAATTGTGACAAAATTGAAAGAGCAGTAAGCTGGCTTCCCATAATCAGGATATTGGAACTCCAATAATTCCATCCACAACTGAACCCGGCCCATTGACCATAAGCCTTCTTTGCATAATAGCAAAACGAGCCATCTTGAGGATCCTGAGCTGTCATTTTTGCCAATAAATTATAAACGACATATGTGCCAAAAGCAGCAAGGAGGAAAGAAAATACGATGGATGGGCCGGTAATTTTAATCCCAATAGCTGATCCAAGAAAAAAACCAGTTCCAATCGTACATCCAACACCAATTAGTGACAGTTGCCACCATTTCAAATCTCCCTGATTTGAACTATTTCCGCTTCCCTGCTTTGATGATGGCAGGAAATAATCCATTGTTTTACCCCCTTCCTCAGCAAGTATTATCATTCGAGAAACAACTGCATTTTATGTGCATACTAAGAAGGCTAGAAAAAAGCCGAGTCTCAGGGACTCGACTTTGCTTATATTATTTCTTGCTTTTATCTGATTCGGAGTTATTACTCAGTCCAGTCATTGTTCGATACATCTGAGTGTACATACTGCCTTGCACGATGTTTTCCAGAAAGAATTCCCCTATGAGCTTTTTATACTCCTCGTCCTCAAACATCTTTTTGTTTTGTAGCTCCATTTCTGCCAGTCCCTCATATGTGGATATTAATGCATATGTATGGTCTTCGCCAGAAATCGGCGACAAAAGCTCCACCCTGTGGTCATATTGCTCATTCCGGAAATTTTGGATCAAACGCAAATTTTTGATACCGCCTGGAAATTTATCCTGTTTCATTTCAAATGTTTGAATAACAATAACTGACATATCCTATCCCCCTGTGACGTAATCGATAGGATTAGATTTTTCCTAAGTTAGACAATCTATACATTATCAATTCCAGGGCTATCTGCCATCAAATTCCCCCACCAATTCACTGGTCACCTACAGCGTAATTGGGATGGCATTGTATAATGAGAAATTATATTTGTTTTTCAAATAAAGTATTCCGATCATTATATTTTGTCATCAATTTTAATAAGAGAAAATTTAAAACCAAAATGATTACACCTATTAAAGCAAGTAAATAAGGCTTAATGACAAGAAAGCCCGTTGCCTGGCCTATGAAGAGAACCATAATAGGTAGGATGAGGATTCCACCGAGCTGCTGTGCCTCCTGAAACCCTTTTGCCCTAGCGGAAACGAACACATTCACCAGGATTGTGAGGATTGTAATCATTGGGACAACCCATAACATCAGGATGATCCAGTTTGCATTTGGGAATATGAAATAACCAAACATATTGTAGGTCAAGCTTATAGTGATAACTCCAAACAGAAAGAAGCTCACCCAAGTTATAATAATAGAAGGAATTAATGCTGCAAGTACTTTTCCAATAAATAATTCCCTGACAGTAATAGGAGAAAACAACAGTGTTTCCAAGGTCCGTTTTTCTTTTTCACCAACAAAGCTATGAAGGGCAATCAACATAGCATTAAGTGTCGGTATAAGCAGAAAGATCGAACCAAGCAGGTAATTCACAACGACGAAAATAATTTGGTGTTTCATGCTTGGGAGGCTGCCTATCACTTCCCCGCTCTTTGTACCTTTAAGACCCTCTACAACATTATCTACTAAATCAATCAAATCTGGGGACGAAATTGGTACATTCTTAACCAAAAGAATAAAAGCTAACGGAAAAATCACCGAGAAAATCAATGGCAATAAGATTAACCCTAACCATACCTGAGCCGAGCTGGTTATTCCTCTAATATCTTTAGCAGCTACAAGCCATATTAACTTCTTATTCAATTACCCCACCCCTAATCTTAAAGTATAAGGATTCCAAATCGTTATTTTCAATCTCCACATGGTGTACCCAAAAATTACTGATGATTTTTTGAAGCAGTGGGGTTATATGTTCACTTGAAGGCAATAAAAATTGCAATGTATTTTTATCTTTTATTAAAACAGGATATCCGCACCAATGAGCCTCAGAAGGCAACAAATTTGTAATAACATTTAACTTAATTTGGCTGACATACCTTTTTTGAAGTTCACTTATAGTACCAAAGTCAGTTATCTTTCCGTCATTTAGAAAAAAGTATTCCTTACATACATGTTCTAGTTGGTGCAAAATATGTGAACAAAGAAATATTGTCGTTCCTTCCCGCTCATTTAAATCCTTGAGAAATTTAAGCACCAATTTTATCCCCTCAGGATCGAGTCCATTCGTAGGTTCATCGAGAAAAAGGAGTTTAGGCTTATGCAGGATCGCCTTGATGATTCCCAACCTTCGTTTCATCCCTGTACTATAAGCACCAACTTTTTTATGCATGTGCTCATCAAGTTCAAATTCCTCCATTAAAAGGTGGATTTGCTTTAAATCAAAGTTTCCATATAGTTTGGAAAAGAAGATTAGATTATCAAGTCCAGACATTTCATGATATAGACCAGCATTTTCAGTTAGAATTCCTGTTGCCTTCCTGACTGAATCTCCCTCAAGCCCCGGGTCCAAGCCGAGGATTGACAAATTTCCGTCTGTTTGGTTGATGACACCGTTCATAAGGCGGATCATAGTTGTTTTCCCAGAACCATTTGGGCCAAGAAGACCTACAATATCTCCATCTTTTACACTCATAGATACGTTGCTAAGTACCACTTGATCACCGAAATGCTTTGAAACCGCATCCAGTTCAATTACATTTTGCGACATTCTGCTCCCCCTATTTGCTTACCGTTTTTTCATAAGACGTCTAAAATTGAAAATCGTTCAATAAAGTTTGAGTTTGTTTTTTGGAAGATGAAAACGTGTTAGCCGTTGTTCACTAGCCTAACCTGCCAACACTTGCTCCTTTAAAGATCGTAAAAAAGGACCAGTATCCACGACTAGTCCTTCATCTTATTTTCTACAATTAGCTCTATTGATGACTCAGTTTTAAAGAACTTTAATTTTTCAGGCGTCAACCTGCTCTATTGGTGACCTATTTTTCCATAATCTTGATTTTTAGGACACCAATAGGCTTCATTGGTTACCTATTGTTACAGAATCTTGATTTTCAGGGCACCAATAGGTTTTTTTGTGACTCAATTTACCATTATCACTACTAGTATATCGCTTCTTATACTTCTCTTCTCATTGCCTGGAGCACATCTACTTTTGTAGCTCGCTGTGCTGGACGAAGGCCTGAGAGAATCGTGACAAGATAGCAAATGATGAAGCTGATGATTGGCAGCGTATAAGGAATATGACTAAATATCAGACCCTCTGGGGGTTCTTCACCGAAAGCTTGCTTGATAATCAGAGGCAGTCCAAAGTTAACGATAATACTGATAGCATAGGCGACAAGTGTTCCGAGTGCTGCTCCGATTAGTCCTATATAGCTGCTTTCAAGCAGGAATATTTTTTTGATTGTCTTTGGATTAGCTCCAATTGCTTTCATGATCCCTATGTCAGGTGCCCTTTCTGTAACGGCCATAGTCATTGTGTTATAGATTCCTATCGATGCTATAATAATGGCAATCGTCCCTATAAAAATCAATCCTGCCTTTACGATGGTGAACATGACATTGACATCTTTAAGTTCATTAATGACCGAATAGGAGGGGTAATTATTTTCTTCTAATTGTGCAGTGATGCCTTTTATTGCTTCCATATCTTTCGCGTATATCTTTACTTGATCATATTGATCCGAAGGGATGTCTGGCAGCTCCATGTCAGGATTGTTAGGATCCTTCAACATTCCTCGTGGAGTACCCGTAAATTCCTCAACCTGCTTAAGAACTCCTTCGGAAACAAATACAATACTATCGTAAACCCAGTCTTTTGTTGGCTTCTTGCGGATTCCTACTACTGTTACTTCTAACGGTTCTTTTATCTCTTTTCCTTCTTCGACCTTAATGACATTCATGGTAATATTTTTGCCGATCAGTTCCCCTTTATAGCGGAATTCCTCTTTGATTTGCCCCTTCTCATCATACAATTCCTCAGACAACTCTTTATTAGGACGAAGGTCTTCAACAAAATGGTACCCAACAACCACTTCATTTTCTGCTTTTGGAAGCCTGCCTTCCGAAAGTTCAAGTCCTGCTTTTGTTTCAGATGGCATATGGGCAACTACGGCTTGGGCTGATGTCTGGTGTTCCCCCACTTCGAACATATAATTCTGCAGGTTTTTCCGTCTTGTTACAGCTTTGACATCCTCTATTTCTTCAAAGTAAGCAACATCCTCATCCGTCAACTGTTTGAAGCCATTATTCGGCTCCTCTTTCCCTGGGACTTCAATCTCTGTCACGATTCTTCTTTCTAATGTTTCTTTTACGATTGATTTATGAAGTCCAAACCCCACTGATGCAAGCACGATCAGGAAAGCTACGCTCATAGCCGTGGCAAGTATGGTCATGAACAACCGAGTCCGGTTCTTTTTCATATTCTGCCTGACGAATTGAAATTGATCTTTAAGCCTCATTTGCAAATACCTCCTCTACAACTTTGCCATCCCTTAATTCAATGGTACGATGGCCAATTTGGGCAACCTTGTCATCATGGGTAATGATTAAAAATGTAATGCCAAGCTCTCTGTTTAATTTAATGATGAACTTAAGTAAATCTTCTTCTGTTTCCGAGTCCAGACTGCCGGTTGGTTCATCAGCAAGAATGATTGGCGGATTGACTATAAGTGCGCGGGCAATACTTACCCTTTGCTGCTGCCCACCGGATAGTTCGCCAGGATAATGATCCTGATATTCAGATAATCCCACCATATCAAGGATTTCACTTGTACGTATTTTCCTTTCTCCCTCTTTGACTCCTTTTAAAATTAGAGGCAGCTCTACATTTTGATAGGCTGTCATACTTGGAATCAACTGAAAGCTTTGAAAAATGAATCCCAGATGCTGAATCCGGAAATCGGCAAACTTTGTTTCGTTTAGAGCGGATGTCTTAATGCCATTGATTGTGATTTCTCCCTCTTTTGGCCTTATAAATCCGCTGACAAGGTTGAGGAGTGTTGATTTTCCTGAACCGCTCCTTCCTACAATGGTTACAATTTCTCCTTTTTTCACTTTAAATGAAATATCCTTCAACACAGGAATTATCGTTTTTCTTCCTTTTTTGCCGATTTCAAATTCGTGGCTCAAATTGTTTATTGAAATCATCGACACACCTCTTCTACAAAATATTTGAATAAATTATATTTTTTTCCATTAATTTAGCCGAAAAAAATAGGCGATGGTTAATCGCCCAAATAGAACTATTAGGCAGGGTACTTTTCTGACATAACTTTTTTTAATTGTTTTCGTGCTCTGTGGAGACGTGTTTTGACTGTGCCTGATTTAATATTCAATTTGCAGGCGATTTCATCCTCTTTTAACCCGTATTGGAACCGCAATACCAACACTTGCTGGTACTCACTCGTCAGTAAGTACAGCATATGTTGAATTTCTTCTTTAAACAGGATGATTTCAACTTCCTTTTCAAGCGATAGATTGTTATCATAATCACTGAAAATTTGCTCCATAATGCTTTGGTCAGAAGGAAGCCATTTTCTTCTTTTCTCTGCCCGCAAATAATCAATTGCTGTCCTTGCCGCGATTGCCGCTAACCATGAACCGATTTTATGAGTATCTATGATGGTATCTGCCTTTTTATATGCCTTTATGAAAGTCTCCTGGACTACATCCTCTGCCAGATGTCTGTCTTTAGTAATGCTGAAAGCAATTTGACAAAGTTTTTTTCCATGGATCCTATAAAGTTCATCAAAATCAATCTTAGCCATATCCATCCCCCCTTGCCCTGCTACTAACTTTGCAAGCTTTGCTGCTTACAATCTTTGTCTAGTATTTTTACTTAAAATGCTCTTTAATAAATGCTGGTACATCTTTATCGCTAAATGTCCTAATCTCTTTGTAATTCCCCATTTTGTATACGAAAATAGCTGTATACGGCGCTTCATTAAACCATCCATAACCTGCATTCTCAATAGCTGCTAGCACTTGGTCATGATTATTCAGTTTAAGTGCGTTTTTATCGTTCATAATACGATTAACTATTTCCTCTTCAGGATATTCCTTAAATTGTTCCTGTTCTATTGAATCATTTGTTACGACAATATAGTCTATATCATCAGGCGTCACGATTGCTTCTTTCAGCATGTCGTTTTCCTCCAGCCATGAGATGAAGCTCTTATATGAATGCTTTAACTCAATATGGTCGTAATCGTTTATGCCAGACATAATTTCAATCGTTGACCGGTTACCTATTGGATATAAATCAATAGAAAAGGATTCTTGCTCAATTTCCTTTTTCAAGATCCCAATAACTTGGTTGATTTTCTCCTTGTCGGTAATCGTCAATGGGCTGTCAGTAATGTGCTTGTTTATTCTAATTGAGGTAATGTCTTCAGTATTAATTTTAAAAATTGGCTTATGTGCATGCTTATACTCCAGTGATTCATAAATCCCTCTCATATCGGATTCGTAGTCGAATCGATCGATAGTGTACTGGCGAACCACTTTATTACCATTTTTCAACTCATAGATAAAGAGAGCGAATTCCTGGGATTCCATTCCTTGTTCATTCATTTTCTCATTCTTAATGATGCTTTCATGGAACTTTCGGACAGCTTCAATATTTTCTGGCTGGAATAATGGTTTTGGAGCTAGTCGCTCTTCCTGGTCCATATAAATAGTATTTGCATACGTTACACTTTTAATTTCATCAAGTGCAGGTACCTTTTTTTCATAAGGAGAGAATGCTTGAGTGATCAGGATCAAGACCGCCATCGCAACAGCGAAATAACCCAGTCCTTTTACCCTTCCAAAAACTCTCCATGTCTTCTGAAGAACCATCTCGGCAACGAAATATCCGATTACACCACCGGATGCATATCCAAACATCAGCCAGGCAAATTCATTCTGCATCGCATCAAAATACATGCCACCGAGAAGCATCATGCAGAAAGCAGCTCCGTATTTAAAAACAACCTTTAACCCATTAAAAGCGATTGCTTCCGACGCAGCTTCTATTTTCCTTTTCTTATAGATAAATAGGGACAGGAAATATGAAATCAACACAAAGACTGAATATAAGAGAACAGCCTTTGCAGATATTGTCTGGCCCTCTAAAAAAGATAGATGGGTGATAGGTGAAAGATATTCTATATTCCTGATTTGATAATAATTACTAGGAAAACCATACAGCATTAATCCAAGATTATAGATGATCAGCAAGGTGAATCCAGCCGGAAACAAGAGCATAATATACGTCAAGACGCCCTGTACAACTGAGATTCCTGTGACCATTGCTATAAATACTCCTGACAGGAAAAATACAGCGTTAAATAAAATGACGATTCCTGTCCATCTGAAAATGTCCTCAAGCTGGAAATATAAATTTAAGTCATAGGTACTGTGAATAATGGCTGTAAGCAAAGTAATCAAGATTACAGGAATAATCAGAAACACAAAGCCTGTCAGTGTATAAAAGTGAAAAATATGCTGCCGTTTCAATGGCAGACTGTGGATTAAATCCGCTGCCTGCTTGACGTGCAGGAAACGATACAAAAAGATTGCCATAACAACTGGTACTGTAATGAACATAATGAACTGTACAGCAAATTCGAAATCAAATAATCTTTGCACCGGCATGTAATCCCTGTAATTCTTTTCCGAATACAGCATCATAATTCTTAATGGTATCTGGAAAAATAAAACCAGGAAGTAAATGACAGAAATCCAGCCAACATTTCTTCCAACCTGGAGGATCATTTCTTTGTTAAACAATGATGTTTTTGATCGCATAGCCGATATCCCCCATTTCATATATAAAAATCTCCTCTAATGTCAAAGGGAGGATATCAAAGATAACAGGCTCAGTCTGATTGATAACCTTCTCGATTTCAGCCTCTTTTCCCCTGATAATGCACACCATGACACTCCCCCTTCTTTCGCAGTGAAGGATTGACAGGTGATTTTCCAGATGCTTGGGAGTTTCACCCCTATATGCTACCTGAACCTTATGTATATCAGATTTGAGGTCATCAAGGTCTTTTTCCAGGAGAAGTAACCCATGATGCAATATTCCAATGTGATCGCAGATATCTTCAATTTCCCGCAAGTTATGGGATGATATCAAAATCGTCATTTCCCTGTCTGCTACATCCTGAATCAAGAGGTTCTTAACCTTTTTCCTTGCCACTGGATCCAATCCATCCATAGGCTCATCAAGCACTAGTATTTCAGGCATTGTAGATAAGGCGAGCCAGAAGGCAGCCTGTCTTTGTATACCTTTTGAAAATGTGTGTAATTTTTTGTTCATGCTGAAGCCGAATACTTCGGCTAATTTCATAAATCTGGCTTCATTCCATGAAGGGTAAATGCTTTTATAGAACTTCGACATCTGCTTGACGGTGTACTGTGGAAAGAAATAAGGCTGGTCTGATATGTAAAATATCTTCTCTTTTAAACCTTGATTTTCAAAGATCGCCGAACCTTCTAAAAGCACCTTCCCAGAATCCTGTTTATAAATTCCAGCAAGCAATTTAATGATAGTTGT is from Mesobacillus boroniphilus and encodes:
- a CDS encoding YitT family protein is translated as MKSAGIIIGSIIVSFAFNLFLIPHGIMSSGISGLSIILSMLTSINTGVYNFLLNFPLLVLGYLKLGRKFILYTILSVISISITLYVIPVYKLAEDPILSSIFGGAIVGLGIGIIFRSSGSSGGFDIIGMLLARRKDFPMGTLLFAMNSVVILLSGFLFSWDAALNTLVSIFVLGKVIDKVHTHHVKLTLMIITRKGEEVKQHLLKNVYRGVTVIDSVGGFSNEKSNVIITVISRYELTEVKTLIEEIDPEAFVNITETLEVMGLFHRKQH
- a CDS encoding phosphatase PAP2 family protein; its protein translation is MKTKIKELPYLLALLVMPVLGLIYKILNNNPREAVILSTDIDNKIPFLPIFILPYIIWYAFILGYLIYFWFKDTRVYLKTLTMIVVGELVCFVIYFFFQTTVPRPNLVGEGIFIELVGMIYSHDQPYNAFPSIHVLTTFAIILGNINIRNKHITHSIFVPVMGSLIIISTLFVKQHYILDMFASMFLTSFIYGIVFELFEFKVAEKADTVYVKD
- a CDS encoding amino acid permease, yielding MDYFLPSSKQGSGNSSNQGDLKWWQLSLIGVGCTIGTGFFLGSAIGIKITGPSIVFSFLLAAFGTYVVYNLLAKMTAQDPQDGSFCYYAKKAYGQWAGFSCGWNYWSSNILIMGSQLTALSILSQFWFPNIPLWLFATGYAILSIGVVLTGNKGFDKVEDFLAIIKTAAIIMFILIAVAALFGWFDLETKQVIVPNSTQKLFPEGFKGFWSSLIYAFYAYGGIEVIGLMATRLKNKEDAPKAGVIMLVLLVIIYVLALGLAVIMAAHGAFHHKESPFVTALESYKLAFFPHVFNAAIIIAGFSTMTASLFGVTTLLVTLAADGDAPMVFAKKIKKLKELPLPSLGLAVVGLIASIITALLLPGKIYEYITTAAGILILFNWAFIILSALKLLELKPWGKIISFIGIALILAAVSGTIMEKSIRMGFFISIIVVLLIGMISFVLQKKVWNKASGAK
- a CDS encoding ABC transporter permease subunit, whose translation is MNKKLIWLVAAKDIRGITSSAQVWLGLILLPLIFSVIFPLAFILLVKNVPISSPDLIDLVDNVVEGLKGTKSGEVIGSLPSMKHQIIFVVVNYLLGSIFLLIPTLNAMLIALHSFVGEKEKRTLETLLFSPITVRELFIGKVLAALIPSIIITWVSFFLFGVITISLTYNMFGYFIFPNANWIILMLWVVPMITILTILVNVFVSARAKGFQEAQQLGGILILPIMVLFIGQATGFLVIKPYLLALIGVIILVLNFLLLKLMTKYNDRNTLFEKQI
- a CDS encoding ABC transporter ATP-binding protein; the protein is MSQNVIELDAVSKHFGDQVVLSNVSMSVKDGDIVGLLGPNGSGKTTMIRLMNGVINQTDGNLSILGLDPGLEGDSVRKATGILTENAGLYHEMSGLDNLIFFSKLYGNFDLKQIHLLMEEFELDEHMHKKVGAYSTGMKRRLGIIKAILHKPKLLFLDEPTNGLDPEGIKLVLKFLKDLNEREGTTIFLCSHILHQLEHVCKEYFFLNDGKITDFGTISELQKRYVSQIKLNVITNLLPSEAHWCGYPVLIKDKNTLQFLLPSSEHITPLLQKIISNFWVHHVEIENNDLESLYFKIRGGVIE
- a CDS encoding ABC transporter permease; translated protein: MRLKDQFQFVRQNMKKNRTRLFMTILATAMSVAFLIVLASVGFGLHKSIVKETLERRIVTEIEVPGKEEPNNGFKQLTDEDVAYFEEIEDVKAVTRRKNLQNYMFEVGEHQTSAQAVVAHMPSETKAGLELSEGRLPKAENEVVVGYHFVEDLRPNKELSEELYDEKGQIKEEFRYKGELIGKNITMNVIKVEEGKEIKEPLEVTVVGIRKKPTKDWVYDSIVFVSEGVLKQVEEFTGTPRGMLKDPNNPDMELPDIPSDQYDQVKIYAKDMEAIKGITAQLEENNYPSYSVINELKDVNVMFTIVKAGLIFIGTIAIIIASIGIYNTMTMAVTERAPDIGIMKAIGANPKTIKKIFLLESSYIGLIGAALGTLVAYAISIIVNFGLPLIIKQAFGEEPPEGLIFSHIPYTLPIISFIICYLVTILSGLRPAQRATKVDVLQAMRREV
- a CDS encoding ABC transporter ATP-binding protein, yielding MISINNLSHEFEIGKKGRKTIIPVLKDISFKVKKGEIVTIVGRSGSGKSTLLNLVSGFIRPKEGEITINGIKTSALNETKFADFRIQHLGFIFQSFQLIPSMTAYQNVELPLILKGVKEGERKIRTSEILDMVGLSEYQDHYPGELSGGQQQRVSIARALIVNPPIILADEPTGSLDSETEEDLLKFIIKLNRELGITFLIITHDDKVAQIGHRTIELRDGKVVEEVFANEA
- a CDS encoding RNA polymerase sigma factor gives rise to the protein MAKIDFDELYRIHGKKLCQIAFSITKDRHLAEDVVQETFIKAYKKADTIIDTHKIGSWLAAIAARTAIDYLRAEKRRKWLPSDQSIMEQIFSDYDNNLSLEKEVEIILFKEEIQHMLYLLTSEYQQVLVLRFQYGLKEDEIACKLNIKSGTVKTRLHRARKQLKKVMSEKYPA
- a CDS encoding DUF6449 domain-containing protein, with the protein product MRSKTSLFNKEMILQVGRNVGWISVIYFLVLFFQIPLRIMMLYSEKNYRDYMPVQRLFDFEFAVQFIMFITVPVVMAIFLYRFLHVKQAADLIHSLPLKRQHIFHFYTLTGFVFLIIPVILITLLTAIIHSTYDLNLYFQLEDIFRWTGIVILFNAVFFLSGVFIAMVTGISVVQGVLTYIMLLFPAGFTLLIIYNLGLMLYGFPSNYYQIRNIEYLSPITHLSFLEGQTISAKAVLLYSVFVLISYFLSLFIYKKRKIEAASEAIAFNGLKVVFKYGAAFCMMLLGGMYFDAMQNEFAWLMFGYASGGVIGYFVAEMVLQKTWRVFGRVKGLGYFAVAMAVLILITQAFSPYEKKVPALDEIKSVTYANTIYMDQEERLAPKPLFQPENIEAVRKFHESIIKNEKMNEQGMESQEFALFIYELKNGNKVVRQYTIDRFDYESDMRGIYESLEYKHAHKPIFKINTEDITSIRINKHITDSPLTITDKEKINQVIGILKKEIEQESFSIDLYPIGNRSTIEIMSGINDYDHIELKHSYKSFISWLEENDMLKEAIVTPDDIDYIVVTNDSIEQEQFKEYPEEEIVNRIMNDKNALKLNNHDQVLAAIENAGYGWFNEAPYTAIFVYKMGNYKEIRTFSDKDVPAFIKEHFK
- a CDS encoding ABC transporter ATP-binding protein, yielding MIQMIEINKTFEKQEAVKNVNMTINKGSIYGLIGSNGAGKTTIIKLLAGIYKQDSGKVLLEGSAIFENQGLKEKIFYISDQPYFFPQYTVKQMSKFYKSIYPSWNEARFMKLAEVFGFSMNKKLHTFSKGIQRQAAFWLALSTMPEILVLDEPMDGLDPVARKKVKNLLIQDVADREMTILISSHNLREIEDICDHIGILHHGLLLLEKDLDDLKSDIHKVQVAYRGETPKHLENHLSILHCERRGSVMVCIIRGKEAEIEKVINQTEPVIFDILPLTLEEIFIYEMGDIGYAIKNIIV